From one Paenibacillus sp. FSL K6-1330 genomic stretch:
- a CDS encoding adenosylcobalamin-dependent ribonucleoside-diphosphate reductase, which yields MSTMQNQRLEGLSEKIFLDRYAWKDADTNNAKVGDVVLVLTKDDPKFPTKEVGEIVNREGRKVTVKTRKGELVESDVEKLTLTIEKTPEEMWDRLAAAMSSVEATPELQEEWRGKFREILDDWKLVPGGRIAAGAGASDELTLFNCYVIPSPKDSRGGIMETLSEMTEIMARGGGVGINLSSLRPRRAIVRGVNGSSSGAVSWGGLFSYTTGLIEQGGSRRGALMLMINDWHPDVEDFITVKQTMGQVTNANLSVCVSNDFMKAVKEDLDWELVFPDTTDPDYDELWDGDLDKWKKAGHRIIPYKTVKAREVWHTIIESAWKSAEPGVVFMEYYNQMSNSWYFNPIICTNPCGEQGLPGWGVCNLSAMNLSKFYDEANHDVAWDELATTTRYSVRFLDNVIDRTPYHFEENELNQKKERRVGLGTMGLAELMIKLNIRYGSPESLEFLDKLYGFIAREAYLASADIAEEKGSFQAFDAELYLQSGFMKNMTEVYPEVAEAVRKKGARNVTVITQAPTGSTGTMVGTSTGIEPYFAFKYFRQSRLGFDEQFVPIAQDWLDSHPGEELPDYYVTAMSLSAEDHIRVQAAIQRWVDSSISKTANCPSDFTVEDTKRLYELAFDLGCKGVTIYRDGSRDVQVLQTEKKEDKAAEATTASTVDTALEQSATGQAAEDAASVEPAAASVAVTASPSKSGLDKQYKKRPQVLRGATYKMNTPFGMAYITINDLDGIPSEIFLNVGKAGSDVFAMAEALGRVCSLFLRYGDHGNKVELLIKHLKGIGGTGAIGFGANRVESIADAVAKALETHVVNNAGADHDHDPAPVAATMAPADADAGSETIAAGYGGHGSHAGGSSMSLDLCPSCGGASLINIEGCKTCGNCGYSKCS from the coding sequence TTGAGTACGATGCAGAATCAGCGGCTGGAAGGTTTAAGCGAGAAGATCTTTTTGGACCGGTATGCCTGGAAGGACGCGGACACCAACAACGCGAAGGTAGGCGATGTGGTGCTCGTTTTGACGAAGGATGATCCTAAATTTCCGACCAAGGAAGTTGGCGAAATCGTGAATCGCGAAGGCCGCAAGGTCACGGTGAAGACACGGAAGGGCGAGCTTGTGGAATCGGATGTGGAGAAACTGACGTTAACCATCGAGAAAACGCCGGAAGAAATGTGGGATCGACTCGCGGCTGCCATGTCATCGGTTGAGGCAACGCCGGAACTGCAGGAAGAGTGGCGCGGAAAGTTCCGCGAGATTCTGGATGATTGGAAGCTGGTACCGGGCGGACGGATTGCAGCTGGAGCTGGTGCGAGCGATGAATTGACGCTGTTCAACTGTTACGTGATTCCTTCGCCGAAGGACAGCCGGGGCGGCATCATGGAAACCCTGAGCGAGATGACCGAGATCATGGCTCGCGGCGGCGGTGTCGGCATTAACTTGTCTTCCCTGCGTCCTCGGCGTGCGATCGTAAGAGGCGTGAATGGTTCTTCCAGCGGCGCGGTATCGTGGGGCGGATTGTTCAGTTATACAACGGGATTGATCGAGCAGGGAGGAAGCCGCCGGGGTGCGCTCATGCTGATGATTAACGATTGGCATCCGGACGTGGAGGATTTCATTACCGTGAAGCAGACGATGGGACAAGTTACGAATGCGAACCTGTCGGTATGCGTCAGCAATGATTTCATGAAGGCCGTGAAGGAAGATCTGGACTGGGAGCTGGTGTTCCCGGATACTACTGATCCTGATTATGATGAGCTGTGGGACGGGGATCTGGATAAATGGAAGAAAGCCGGACACCGTATCATTCCATATAAAACCGTAAAAGCACGCGAGGTCTGGCACACGATTATCGAATCCGCATGGAAATCGGCAGAGCCGGGCGTCGTATTCATGGAATACTATAACCAGATGTCCAACAGCTGGTATTTCAATCCAATTATCTGTACGAACCCTTGCGGTGAGCAGGGACTTCCGGGCTGGGGCGTATGTAATCTGTCCGCGATGAACCTGTCGAAGTTCTATGATGAAGCGAATCATGACGTTGCCTGGGATGAGCTGGCGACAACGACGCGTTACTCTGTGCGTTTCCTGGATAATGTCATTGACCGGACGCCGTACCACTTTGAAGAAAACGAATTGAACCAGAAAAAAGAGCGCCGCGTGGGTCTCGGAACGATGGGCCTGGCCGAGCTGATGATCAAGCTGAACATCCGTTACGGCAGCCCGGAATCGCTGGAGTTTCTGGATAAGCTGTATGGCTTCATTGCTCGCGAAGCGTACCTCGCTTCCGCGGATATTGCCGAGGAGAAGGGTTCGTTCCAAGCATTCGATGCCGAACTGTACCTGCAAAGCGGTTTCATGAAAAATATGACTGAGGTATATCCTGAGGTTGCTGAAGCGGTACGCAAAAAAGGTGCGCGCAACGTAACCGTCATTACCCAAGCGCCAACGGGCAGCACGGGTACCATGGTCGGAACGTCGACGGGGATCGAGCCGTACTTTGCCTTCAAATACTTCCGTCAAAGCCGACTTGGCTTCGACGAGCAGTTCGTGCCGATTGCCCAGGATTGGCTGGACAGCCATCCGGGCGAGGAGCTTCCGGATTATTACGTCACGGCGATGAGCCTCTCTGCCGAGGATCACATCCGCGTGCAGGCGGCGATTCAGCGCTGGGTAGACAGCTCCATCTCGAAGACGGCAAACTGCCCGTCGGACTTCACGGTTGAAGATACAAAGCGTTTGTATGAGCTGGCATTCGACCTTGGATGCAAAGGTGTAACGATCTACCGCGACGGCAGCCGTGACGTGCAGGTGTTGCAGACGGAGAAAAAAGAAGATAAGGCCGCCGAAGCGACAACAGCTTCTACTGTGGACACGGCGCTGGAGCAAAGCGCGACAGGCCAAGCCGCAGAGGATGCGGCGAGCGTTGAGCCGGCGGCTGCAAGCGTGGCAGTGACAGCCTCACCGAGCAAGAGCGGGCTGGATAAACAATACAAGAAGCGTCCGCAAGTGCTGCGCGGCGCAACCTATAAAATGAACACGCCGTTTGGCATGGCGTACATTACGATCAACGATCTGGACGGCATTCCAAGCGAAATCTTCCTGAACGTCGGCAAGGCCGGATCGGATGTGTTCGCGATGGCGGAAGCCTTGGGCCGCGTCTGCTCCTTGTTCCTCCGTTACGGGGACCACGGCAATAAGGTAGAGCTGCTGATCAAGCACCTCAAGGGCATCGGCGGCACCGGCGCGATCGGCTTCGGCGCAAACCGTGTAGAATCTATCGCCGACGCGGTGGCGAAGGCGCTCGAAACGCACGTGGTAAACAACGCTGGGGCGGATCATGACCATGATCCGGCACCGGTCGCAGCCACGATGGCGCCTGCTGATGCAGATGCCGGGAGTGAGACCATAGCCGCGGGATATGGTGGACATGGTTCGCACGCAGGCGGCAGTTCCATGTCGCTGGATCTATGCCCATCTTGTGGCGGGGCGTCTCTGATTAACATCGAAGGATGCAAGACTTGCGGGAATTGCGGGTATAGTAAGTGTTCGTGA
- a CDS encoding SNF2-related protein — protein sequence MNHQPSAESGMITDPRLPVPLQIDRSWFDDLAGRLDKGGPWGDYRLAQLAVEGEKSRLVTSFEELQCLKHLGALSPLPHQTDTARRVLFEMSGRAILADEVGLGKTIEAGLILKEYIVRGLVSKVLILVPASLVLQWVRELNSKFGIPAIAQKKAYSWGNDIVVASMDTAKRDPHQEILLNEEYDMLIIDEAHKLKNKKTSNYQFIQKLRKKYCLLLTATPVQNDLSELFNLITLLKPGQLGGQGQFAANFVVDKRRPKNQDQLKDELSKVMIRNRRGEGEVKFTKRSVRNVGLSLSPEEQSLYDGVTSFVKDQYQAAGGNLSSMLSLVTLQREVCSSRDAVFVTLVNLSKKLPEDSPLRDKIWELVYLIKAIKANTKAEKTIELIQQMNEKVIVFTEYRATQEYLLNYFRDHGLISVPYRGGMNRGKKDWMMDLFRGKAQVMIATEAGGEGINLQFCHHMINFDLPWNPMRVEQRIGRVHRLGQTNDVKIYNLSTSGTIEEHILNLLHEKINMFEMVIGGLDVILERFEKKESIEKSLYKIMLESGNDDELRQRISTLGDSIHHIKQDIEQGSTVEENLREEEA from the coding sequence ATGAACCATCAGCCATCTGCCGAATCAGGCATGATTACCGACCCACGCCTTCCCGTTCCACTGCAGATCGACCGTTCCTGGTTTGACGATCTCGCCGGTCGACTGGACAAGGGTGGACCTTGGGGTGACTATCGTCTGGCCCAACTTGCCGTTGAGGGCGAGAAATCCCGCTTGGTTACAAGCTTTGAAGAATTACAATGCCTTAAGCATCTTGGCGCCTTATCCCCGCTCCCCCATCAGACTGATACCGCCAGACGCGTATTGTTCGAGATGTCGGGCAGAGCGATTCTCGCCGATGAGGTGGGACTAGGAAAGACGATTGAAGCCGGTCTTATTTTAAAAGAATACATCGTGCGCGGTCTGGTATCCAAAGTGTTGATTCTCGTTCCGGCTTCCCTTGTGCTGCAATGGGTTCGCGAGCTGAACTCTAAGTTTGGCATTCCCGCGATTGCGCAGAAAAAAGCGTACTCTTGGGGTAATGATATCGTCGTCGCCTCCATGGACACGGCCAAACGCGATCCGCATCAGGAGATTCTGCTGAACGAGGAATACGATATGCTCATCATCGATGAGGCGCACAAACTCAAGAACAAGAAAACATCCAATTATCAATTCATTCAAAAGCTGCGCAAAAAATACTGCCTCTTGCTGACGGCCACGCCGGTGCAGAACGATCTCAGCGAGCTCTTCAATCTGATCACTCTGCTGAAGCCGGGCCAGCTCGGAGGCCAAGGGCAGTTTGCCGCTAATTTTGTTGTCGATAAACGAAGACCCAAGAACCAGGATCAGCTCAAGGATGAGCTGTCCAAGGTCATGATCCGTAACCGCCGCGGCGAGGGCGAAGTGAAATTCACCAAGCGATCCGTCCGCAATGTAGGGCTTAGCCTTTCGCCCGAAGAACAGTCATTATACGACGGCGTTACGTCCTTCGTCAAAGATCAGTATCAGGCAGCAGGGGGAAATTTAAGCAGTATGCTGTCACTCGTTACGCTCCAGCGTGAAGTGTGCAGCAGCCGCGATGCCGTCTTCGTGACTCTTGTTAATCTGTCCAAGAAGCTGCCCGAGGACTCTCCGCTGCGCGATAAAATCTGGGAGCTCGTCTATCTCATCAAGGCCATCAAAGCCAACACCAAGGCGGAAAAAACCATCGAGCTCATCCAGCAAATGAACGAGAAGGTCATCGTATTTACGGAGTACCGCGCCACGCAGGAATACTTGCTCAATTATTTCCGCGATCATGGACTGATCTCCGTACCGTACCGAGGCGGAATGAACCGCGGCAAGAAGGACTGGATGATGGATCTCTTCCGTGGCAAGGCGCAGGTCATGATCGCGACGGAAGCTGGCGGCGAAGGCATCAATCTGCAATTCTGCCACCATATGATCAACTTTGATCTGCCCTGGAATCCCATGCGGGTTGAGCAGCGGATTGGACGCGTGCATCGTCTCGGCCAGACCAATGACGTGAAGATCTATAATCTGTCCACGTCGGGAACCATTGAAGAGCACATCCTGAACCTGCTGCACGAGAAGATCAACATGTTCGAGATGGTCATCGGCGGACTGGATGTCATTCTGGAGCGGTTCGAGAAGAAGGAATCCATCGAGAAGAGTCTGTACAAAATCATGCTGGAGTCCGGCAACGACGATGAGCTCCGCCAGCGCATCAGCACATTGGGCGATTCGATTCACCATATTAAACAGGATATCGAGCAGGGAAGCACCGTCGAAGAAAATCTAAGAGAGGAAGAAGCCTAA
- a CDS encoding YqhG family protein — protein sequence MTMTPQEVQQHFMAYLEATECSVIEKSPEHVTVKLSPQADKMLTNRPYYWGFVERTGAPAETLSFNFVFDPEKYDERLAKTQAAEAKAQLASPTQDPLLARFYGNAPVLPILGPGRIQRENIGYGSSRLAQIWNASREEGKCVYLFQQRDTEPRPRARSTPYEQWLGVCFKVEFSCDLKREELFFLGISLSSRTIAQDFPAILIGRELTPRLPESVHVRPAALTLEQAVDALENHLIDKISKLDYDWATKARERLEEELLVIDSYYEDLLKEQDEEKKALIEEQYKNRRSEMQWQYEPKVSLSVITCGLFHLCSPVGAPS from the coding sequence ATGACCATGACGCCGCAGGAGGTGCAGCAGCACTTCATGGCCTATTTGGAAGCCACCGAATGCTCCGTCATTGAAAAATCGCCTGAGCATGTCACCGTGAAACTGTCACCGCAAGCCGACAAAATGCTCACCAACCGCCCGTATTACTGGGGCTTCGTGGAACGTACCGGCGCTCCCGCCGAAACGTTGTCCTTCAATTTCGTGTTTGATCCGGAGAAATACGACGAACGGCTTGCAAAGACCCAAGCAGCCGAGGCCAAAGCGCAGCTCGCCTCGCCTACGCAGGATCCGCTCCTAGCCCGCTTTTATGGGAATGCCCCAGTTCTGCCTATCCTCGGTCCCGGCCGCATTCAGCGGGAGAACATTGGCTACGGCAGCAGCCGGCTCGCCCAAATCTGGAATGCTTCCCGGGAGGAAGGCAAATGCGTCTACCTGTTCCAGCAGCGCGATACCGAGCCGCGTCCGAGAGCCCGTTCCACTCCGTATGAGCAGTGGCTGGGCGTCTGCTTCAAGGTGGAGTTCAGCTGTGATCTGAAGCGGGAGGAATTGTTTTTTCTCGGAATCTCATTATCTAGTCGTACGATTGCCCAAGACTTCCCGGCGATCCTGATTGGACGCGAACTGACGCCCCGCTTGCCCGAGAGCGTTCACGTCCGACCGGCGGCTCTTACGCTCGAACAGGCCGTAGATGCGCTGGAGAACCATCTTATCGACAAGATAAGCAAGCTGGACTATGACTGGGCCACCAAAGCAAGAGAACGTCTTGAAGAAGAACTGCTGGTGATCGACAGCTATTACGAGGACCTGCTCAAGGAGCAGGATGAAGAGAAAAAAGCGCTCATTGAGGAGCAATATAAGAACCGTCGGTCGGAAATGCAGTGGCAGTACGAGCCGAAAGTGAGCTTGTCCGTCATAACCTGCGGTCTATTTCATCTGTGTTCGCCTGTGGGTGCGCCATCATGA